The Hyphococcus flavus genome contains a region encoding:
- a CDS encoding TonB-dependent receptor: MAIPASALAQDDETEDRIVVTGFRSSLGAALQTKRDETSIVDAIVAEDIADFPDLNLAESLQRIPGVSIDRQAGEGRRVTVRGLGGDFTRVRINGMEALTTNGGSDASGGSNRSRAFDFNTFASELFNELVVRKSQSASVEEGSLGANVELKTAQPFDYGAGWTGSVSGQAFYNDLSDDVGPRLAGLVSYTNPSETWGVLLSAAYTERTIREEGFSTVRFDDQGVFRSVGGVPCMGDPLPADCQTLQNAYYARIPRYGRLDYEQERLGLTGSMQFRPSDRTVLSIDGLYSNFDGQRDEEFLEVFIRSNTDNVDVTDFTVDSNGVLTRLVGDLQPDVSNGLVPARSEHRRDFLSTEFYQFTGNLEHEFSDRMRGNIFGGISRSDFDVPTQATIFFDAANPVTGYTYDFTGNPNAAFVDFGSMDVNSPSSFLFTQFRNRPQGVDNTYDTIQSNLEYDLNDNITMKGGVSWKRFEFSTFEARAEGSVADLDGFEGAVPVTSDLVDLLTGFGSGLDAPSGIDTSWVSADFDASAALIDLFNIPAVQRVQDTRGVVEKDLGGYVQFDFNFDMNGIPVRGDFGVRYVETRTASTGVIVDENDELIEVTVDRKYDDWLPAFNVVLEPGEDFLIRAGFAQVMARPSLGNLTPGGSIDTFTGPPYAIEFGNPGLDPFRATNLDLSFEWYFAEESLLAVGLFYKDVGSFFTETDTIETTFSQSGLPASVASPTSPLGMDLAGGADPDVEIEQVVNGDSAKIKGLEFIYQQPFSSLPGPFGNTGFIGNYTYVSSDEIIGFSDHAFNATFYYEDNRLGARVTGAYRSDYLTTNPRSSDGREERGVASTFNLDFAMQYALTDSIELTFDALNLTDQYEHQTFDMLGLPTLYHHTGRNFLFGARYNF; encoded by the coding sequence ATGGCCATTCCTGCAAGCGCATTGGCACAAGACGATGAAACGGAAGATCGTATTGTCGTCACCGGTTTCAGGAGCAGCCTTGGCGCTGCGCTGCAAACAAAGCGCGATGAAACATCTATCGTTGACGCGATTGTAGCAGAAGACATTGCTGACTTTCCTGACTTGAACCTCGCTGAATCATTACAGCGTATTCCAGGCGTATCTATTGATCGCCAGGCAGGTGAAGGTCGCCGCGTAACGGTGCGAGGTCTTGGCGGTGATTTCACGCGTGTACGGATCAACGGTATGGAAGCGCTGACAACAAATGGCGGCTCTGACGCTTCGGGCGGGTCTAACAGAAGTCGCGCGTTTGACTTCAATACGTTTGCTTCAGAACTATTCAATGAACTGGTTGTGCGTAAGAGCCAGTCTGCTTCTGTGGAAGAAGGCTCGCTTGGCGCAAATGTCGAACTGAAAACTGCTCAGCCGTTTGATTACGGTGCAGGATGGACGGGGTCAGTTTCAGGCCAGGCTTTCTATAACGACCTCTCGGATGATGTTGGTCCTCGTCTTGCCGGACTCGTCTCTTACACGAACCCTTCTGAAACTTGGGGCGTGCTTTTATCCGCCGCCTATACTGAGCGCACGATCCGCGAAGAAGGGTTTTCGACAGTTCGTTTTGATGATCAGGGCGTTTTCCGATCTGTCGGCGGCGTCCCTTGCATGGGTGATCCATTGCCGGCGGATTGTCAGACACTGCAAAACGCCTACTACGCCCGCATCCCTCGTTATGGCCGGCTTGACTATGAGCAGGAGCGTCTCGGCCTGACGGGTTCCATGCAGTTCCGCCCATCTGATAGAACAGTCCTTTCTATCGATGGCCTTTATTCAAACTTTGACGGCCAGCGCGATGAAGAGTTTCTGGAGGTTTTCATTCGCAGCAACACGGACAATGTTGATGTCACTGACTTCACAGTGGACAGCAATGGTGTTCTGACCCGCCTCGTTGGCGATTTGCAGCCGGATGTATCGAACGGCTTGGTGCCGGCTCGCAGCGAACATCGCCGTGACTTTTTGAGTACTGAATTCTATCAGTTTACCGGCAATCTGGAACACGAGTTTTCAGATCGCATGCGCGGCAACATTTTCGGCGGCATTTCCCGGTCCGATTTTGACGTGCCGACCCAGGCGACCATTTTCTTCGACGCTGCAAATCCTGTAACCGGTTACACCTATGACTTTACGGGAAACCCGAACGCAGCATTTGTCGATTTCGGGTCCATGGACGTAAACTCTCCTTCCTCGTTCCTGTTTACGCAGTTTCGGAACCGGCCGCAGGGCGTCGACAATACATATGATACAATTCAGTCAAATCTTGAGTACGACCTGAATGATAATATCACCATGAAGGGCGGCGTTAGTTGGAAGCGATTTGAGTTTTCAACGTTTGAAGCGCGCGCAGAGGGTAGCGTTGCAGACTTGGATGGGTTCGAAGGCGCCGTTCCTGTCACAAGTGATCTTGTAGACCTGCTTACAGGCTTTGGCAGCGGCTTGGATGCGCCTAGTGGAATTGATACCAGCTGGGTTTCAGCGGATTTCGATGCGTCTGCTGCACTAATTGACCTGTTTAACATACCTGCAGTGCAGCGTGTGCAGGACACAAGAGGCGTCGTCGAAAAAGATCTCGGCGGATATGTCCAGTTTGATTTCAATTTCGATATGAACGGCATTCCGGTCCGGGGTGATTTCGGTGTTCGGTATGTTGAAACAAGAACAGCATCGACCGGCGTGATTGTTGATGAAAACGACGAATTGATCGAAGTCACGGTTGATCGAAAATACGACGACTGGTTGCCTGCGTTTAACGTCGTGCTCGAGCCAGGTGAAGATTTCCTGATCCGCGCCGGGTTCGCGCAGGTGATGGCGCGCCCATCGCTGGGTAACCTGACGCCAGGCGGCTCTATCGATACATTTACTGGCCCGCCATACGCGATTGAATTTGGAAATCCCGGACTTGATCCGTTCCGCGCGACTAATCTGGACCTTTCGTTTGAATGGTACTTCGCAGAGGAGTCGCTTTTGGCGGTCGGTCTTTTCTACAAAGACGTTGGGTCTTTCTTCACGGAAACCGATACGATTGAGACAACTTTCAGCCAGTCCGGTTTGCCTGCATCTGTCGCTTCGCCAACAAGCCCGCTTGGCATGGACTTGGCTGGAGGGGCAGACCCTGACGTTGAAATAGAACAAGTTGTGAATGGAGACTCAGCCAAAATCAAAGGCCTTGAATTTATCTATCAGCAGCCCTTCTCTTCGCTGCCGGGGCCATTTGGAAACACCGGTTTCATAGGCAACTACACATATGTTAGCTCTGATGAAATCATTGGCTTCTCCGACCATGCGTTCAACGCGACTTTCTATTATGAAGATAATCGCTTGGGCGCACGCGTCACCGGCGCCTATCGCAGCGATTATCTAACGACAAACCCTCGCAGCAGCGATGGTAGAGAGGAACGCGGTGTTGCCTCCACGTTCAATCTTGACTTCGCTATGCAGTATGCGTTGACAGATAGCATAGAGCTGACTTTCGATGCGCTGAACCTCACGGATCAGTATGAGCATCAAACATTCGATATGCTGGGGCTTCCAACGCTTTATCACCACACAGGTCGTAACTTCCTGTTCGGTGCGCGGTACAACTTCTAA
- a CDS encoding 2-keto-4-pentenoate hydratase — MQQKQPAANVSDISEIARSFVGARQAGQALKTYPGTPPDTLRNAYAIQDEAISLWSDDIAGWKVGRITGADEKRFGVDRLAGPIFKKTIRSSNGKNEAMPVFENGFAAIEGEIVITLGTDAPPEKANWTIDEAADLIKSIAAGIEIASSPFCGINDFGPLVTISDFGNNFGLIVGNEIPNWRRLKFDTWRCETFIDGQSVGKESPASIPGGPLESLRFLLELSAQRGLPLQKGMVISTGAITGVHVAHVGQTANIVFDDVEPIRCELFAFEPIDPASSNLRQPA, encoded by the coding sequence ATGCAACAAAAACAACCAGCCGCCAACGTGTCAGACATCTCGGAGATCGCCCGGTCTTTTGTCGGGGCTCGCCAAGCCGGACAGGCGCTCAAGACCTATCCGGGGACGCCGCCGGACACTTTGCGCAACGCTTACGCTATCCAGGACGAGGCGATCAGCCTCTGGTCCGATGACATCGCAGGATGGAAAGTCGGCAGGATCACAGGTGCAGATGAAAAACGGTTTGGCGTTGATCGTCTTGCCGGTCCCATCTTCAAGAAAACGATAAGAAGCTCGAACGGAAAAAACGAGGCGATGCCGGTTTTTGAAAACGGATTCGCAGCAATTGAAGGCGAAATCGTAATTACATTAGGCACTGATGCACCTCCAGAGAAAGCAAATTGGACTATCGACGAGGCTGCTGACTTAATTAAATCCATTGCAGCAGGCATTGAAATCGCCAGCAGCCCCTTTTGCGGAATCAATGACTTTGGCCCGCTGGTCACAATATCGGACTTCGGAAATAATTTCGGCTTGATCGTTGGCAATGAAATTCCAAATTGGCGCCGATTAAAATTTGATACTTGGCGGTGCGAAACTTTCATCGACGGCCAAAGTGTCGGCAAGGAATCGCCAGCATCGATTCCCGGCGGACCACTAGAATCGTTACGCTTCCTGCTGGAACTAAGCGCCCAGCGCGGCCTGCCGCTTCAAAAAGGAATGGTTATTTCAACTGGCGCTATTACTGGCGTCCACGTGGCTCATGTTGGCCAGACGGCAAACATTGTTTTTGATGACGTAGAGCCAATTCGTTGCGAATTATTTGCTTTTGAACCAATCGATCCCGCATCTTCAAATTTGAGGCAACCGGCATGA
- a CDS encoding pectate lyase family protein has protein sequence MFITGFLKIIRSLAVITGVSLLGACGGGESAENESRTEAGRAAFDGALGWAATTPGGRGGEVIKVTTLASDGPGSLRDAINTEGPRIIVFEVGGVIDLQKSTLSITEPFVTIAGQTAPSPGITLIRGGIDVRSHDVIIQHLRIRPGDVGEPRASGWGEDAISTVSAYNVIVDHCSLTWATDENLSASGPRFTGDTPKDWRNGTSHNITFSNNIIAEGLADSTHPKFEHSKGSLIHDNVSKLLIYGNLYAHNYERSALFKGGVHGAMINNFIYDPGPRAIHYNLQALEWGDVPFETGQMTLIGNVLRGGPSTPADLPMVMLGGDGDLALYMRDNVAVDEYGRPLPVTGRYTTSAAKIVEVAEPLDLPDNVTPWPSNLVEQHVLANAGARPWDRDAHDVRVLANAAEGRGWIIDSQEEVGGYPEMAETGREFDPSQWNLDTMEPRRPDVLDDGSKARGT, from the coding sequence GTGTTTATCACAGGATTTCTCAAAATAATTCGCAGTCTGGCGGTGATAACCGGGGTGAGCCTTCTCGGCGCATGCGGGGGCGGAGAGTCTGCTGAAAACGAATCACGGACGGAAGCCGGCCGCGCCGCCTTTGATGGCGCGTTGGGCTGGGCCGCGACAACGCCAGGCGGGCGTGGCGGAGAAGTCATCAAGGTGACCACTCTCGCTTCTGATGGGCCGGGCTCTTTGCGCGATGCTATAAATACTGAAGGCCCGCGGATTATCGTCTTTGAAGTCGGCGGCGTCATCGACCTACAAAAATCAACACTGTCTATCACAGAACCGTTCGTGACGATTGCAGGTCAAACGGCGCCTTCGCCGGGCATCACTCTGATCCGTGGCGGGATTGATGTGCGAAGTCATGATGTGATCATTCAGCATCTGCGCATACGACCGGGCGATGTGGGCGAACCGCGCGCCAGTGGCTGGGGTGAAGATGCTATCTCTACTGTCTCCGCATACAATGTGATTGTCGATCATTGCTCTTTAACCTGGGCGACCGATGAAAACCTCTCCGCTTCAGGTCCGCGCTTTACTGGTGATACGCCCAAGGATTGGCGAAACGGCACGTCTCATAACATCACATTCAGCAACAATATCATTGCCGAAGGGCTTGCTGACTCAACTCATCCTAAATTCGAACATTCCAAAGGCTCGCTCATCCATGACAATGTCAGTAAGTTGCTGATTTACGGTAATCTTTATGCGCATAATTATGAGCGCAGCGCGCTGTTTAAGGGCGGCGTTCATGGCGCCATGATCAATAACTTCATTTATGATCCGGGTCCGCGCGCTATTCACTACAATCTACAGGCGCTTGAATGGGGTGACGTTCCATTTGAAACGGGTCAGATGACGCTGATCGGCAATGTTTTGCGCGGCGGCCCATCTACGCCTGCAGATCTTCCAATGGTGATGCTTGGCGGCGACGGCGATCTTGCTTTGTACATGCGGGACAACGTCGCTGTCGACGAATATGGCCGGCCTTTGCCGGTTACGGGCCGCTACACGACAAGCGCAGCAAAGATTGTCGAGGTTGCCGAACCGCTTGACCTTCCGGACAATGTCACGCCTTGGCCGTCAAATCTTGTAGAGCAGCATGTATTAGCCAATGCTGGCGCGCGCCCATGGGATCGCGATGCACATGATGTACGGGTTCTTGCGAACGCAGCCGAGGGCAGAGGCTGGATCATTGATAGCCAGGAAGAGGTTGGCGGCTATCCCGAAATGGCGGAAACAGGGCGCGAATTCGATCCGTCGCAATGGAATCTCGATACGATGGAACCGCGCAGACCTGACGTTCTCGATGATGGATCGAAGGCGCGTGGTACTTAA
- a CDS encoding LacI family DNA-binding transcriptional regulator, with amino-acid sequence MARGGKKTTNTAETLPANTRALGGRAKITINDIARLANVSKKTVSRVINESPLVRQETREKVKAIIAEHGYAPDPQARALAFRRSFLVGMIYDNPSPQYVVNMQRGILDVLADTSFQLVLHPCERSEATFKQKIHTFVSQQKPLGVILPPSVSEDDTLAEMFEELGCEYVRIASVELDAPSRMVRTHDAEGAAQAARHLASLGHEKIAHIHGPKTFRSAHERMAGFKAGLKEHGLSLRKKWTVEGAYTFDSGVQCAEKLIYSDARPTAIFTGNDEMAVGAYQAVRKAGLRVPDDISVVGFDDTPMAARVWPPMTTVRLPIREMGQAAASLLLKEPVEKAGSELVSFTPEIVVRESAASPAKS; translated from the coding sequence GTGGCGCGCGGCGGCAAAAAAACTACCAACACAGCGGAAACTTTGCCGGCGAATACACGTGCTTTGGGCGGTCGCGCGAAGATAACGATTAACGACATTGCGCGCCTTGCAAATGTTTCAAAGAAAACCGTCTCGCGGGTGATCAATGAATCGCCGCTTGTGCGTCAGGAGACACGGGAAAAAGTCAAAGCGATCATAGCGGAGCACGGATATGCCCCTGATCCGCAGGCTAGGGCGCTGGCGTTTAGGCGATCATTTCTCGTGGGTATGATCTACGACAATCCAAGTCCGCAATATGTTGTGAACATGCAGCGCGGCATACTGGATGTTCTCGCCGATACGAGTTTCCAGCTCGTTTTGCACCCTTGCGAGCGCAGCGAAGCTACATTCAAGCAAAAAATTCACACATTTGTCAGTCAGCAAAAACCCTTGGGTGTTATTTTGCCTCCGTCAGTCTCCGAAGATGATACGCTTGCCGAGATGTTCGAGGAATTAGGTTGCGAATATGTTCGCATTGCTTCGGTTGAGCTTGACGCGCCCTCACGTATGGTTCGTACCCATGATGCGGAGGGGGCGGCGCAGGCCGCGCGACATTTGGCTTCGCTGGGGCATGAAAAAATAGCCCACATTCATGGCCCTAAAACTTTCCGTTCTGCACACGAGCGGATGGCAGGGTTTAAGGCTGGACTGAAAGAGCATGGTCTTTCACTGCGGAAAAAATGGACAGTTGAGGGCGCGTATACTTTTGATTCAGGCGTGCAGTGTGCGGAAAAACTGATTTACTCAGATGCTCGTCCAACGGCGATCTTCACAGGTAATGACGAGATGGCGGTCGGTGCTTATCAGGCTGTGCGCAAGGCTGGGTTGCGCGTGCCAGACGATATCTCTGTTGTCGGGTTTGACGATACGCCCATGGCGGCGCGGGTCTGGCCGCCCATGACTACTGTGCGCCTGCCTATCCGGGAGATGGGTCAAGCTGCGGCCTCGTTGTTGTTAAAGGAACCTGTTGAAAAGGCAGGGTCTGAGCTTGTGTCGTTCACGCCGGAGATCGTGGTCCGGGAATCCGCCGCATCTCCTGCAAAAAGCTAG
- a CDS encoding RpiB/LacA/LacB family sugar-phosphate isomerase codes for MKIALIIENSQAAKSDIVHDALTSVVEPLGHQVFHYGMYTPEDKASLTYPMNGLLAGILINSKAADFIVTGCGTGMGSMLACNAMPGVFCGLVVDQTDAFLFGQINDGNALAMPYAKGFGWAAELNLQDCYRKLFEVERGVGYPKERAAVMAKNRGILKDLKAASCNDMLDVLKEVDQDLLKAAIAGERFEEYFFSNAQDEAIADYLRSVLRS; via the coding sequence ATGAAAATCGCACTGATTATTGAAAACAGCCAGGCCGCCAAGAGCGATATAGTTCATGACGCGCTGACCTCGGTGGTTGAGCCGCTCGGCCACCAGGTTTTTCACTACGGCATGTACACGCCGGAAGATAAGGCCTCGCTGACATATCCGATGAACGGACTTCTTGCCGGCATACTTATCAATTCAAAGGCGGCGGACTTCATTGTCACGGGGTGTGGCACCGGTATGGGTTCTATGCTGGCCTGTAACGCCATGCCCGGCGTTTTTTGCGGCCTCGTTGTGGATCAAACGGACGCCTTTCTTTTCGGTCAGATCAACGACGGAAACGCTCTGGCTATGCCATACGCAAAGGGCTTCGGATGGGCTGCGGAGCTGAACCTTCAGGATTGCTACCGCAAGCTGTTCGAGGTTGAGCGCGGCGTTGGATATCCGAAAGAGCGCGCAGCTGTCATGGCGAAGAACCGCGGCATACTGAAAGATCTCAAAGCCGCGTCATGTAATGACATGCTCGATGTACTGAAAGAGGTCGACCAGGATCTGTTGAAGGCAGCCATCGCGGGAGAGCGTTTCGAGGAGTATTTCTTCTCAAACGCGCAAGATGAAGCAATCGCTGATTACCTCAGAAGCGTATTACGCTCCTGA
- the kduD gene encoding 2-dehydro-3-deoxy-D-gluconate 5-dehydrogenase KduD, protein MFSLKDKVALVTGANTGIGQGLAIGLAAAGADIAAVGRTAPEETKAEVEKLGRRFAFIEADLSSTDGVEAVVTAAEAALGPVDILVNNAGTIKRNDALDFTEEDWDSVMDVNLKTLFFLSQAVARKMVAAGCKGKIINIASMLSFQGGIRVASYTASKSGVAGLTKLLANEWALKNINVNAIAPGYIATNNTAALRADEKRNAEILGRIPAGRWGNPDDLAGAVVFLASSASDYVHGTTLAVDGGWLAR, encoded by the coding sequence ATGTTTAGCTTGAAAGACAAGGTTGCGCTGGTAACTGGCGCCAATACCGGCATCGGGCAAGGGCTCGCCATCGGTCTTGCAGCGGCAGGCGCCGATATCGCCGCTGTCGGGCGAACAGCGCCAGAGGAAACAAAAGCTGAAGTTGAAAAACTGGGCCGGAGATTTGCGTTTATCGAAGCGGATCTGTCTTCCACGGACGGCGTTGAGGCTGTCGTAACCGCAGCGGAAGCAGCGCTTGGGCCGGTGGATATTCTCGTCAACAATGCCGGCACGATCAAACGCAACGATGCGCTCGATTTCACCGAGGAAGACTGGGACTCGGTGATGGACGTTAATCTGAAAACCCTGTTTTTCCTTTCACAGGCTGTCGCCCGAAAAATGGTCGCCGCGGGATGCAAGGGAAAGATCATCAATATCGCGTCGATGCTGTCGTTTCAGGGTGGTATTCGTGTTGCGTCCTATACGGCCAGCAAGAGCGGCGTTGCAGGGCTTACAAAGCTGCTCGCCAATGAATGGGCTTTGAAAAACATCAATGTAAACGCGATCGCACCCGGGTATATCGCAACGAATAATACGGCTGCATTGCGGGCCGATGAAAAACGCAACGCGGAAATTCTCGGGCGAATACCGGCGGGCCGCTGGGGCAACCCTGATGACCTTGCCGGTGCCGTTGTGTTTCTGGCGTCATCAGCATCGGACTATGTGCATGGCACGACCTTGGCAGTCGATGGCGGCTGGCTCGCGAGATAG
- a CDS encoding sugar kinase encodes MPDFLTFGEIMLRLKTLGHERFFQSPSFEATFGGGEANVAVALCNYGLDAAFVSALPDNDIGESAVRELRSFGVDTRHIRRSGDRVGIYYLETGANQRPSKVVYDRANSSIAECKPGDFDWAKIFDGAKWLHITGITPALTQNSADLSLECVREAKNAGVTVSCDFNYRGKLWKYGKSAPEVMTELVKYVDVGIANEEDCQKSLGVTVDVEVESGELDTAKYEALSAKVLELYPNMSAIAITLRESKSADHNGWSACLRDKDGFKLSRRYDMTDIVDRVGGGDSFASALIYGLNAYTDRQQSLEFAVAASCLKHSILGDFNRVSVSEVEKLMSGDGSGRVQR; translated from the coding sequence ATGCCTGACTTTCTCACTTTCGGCGAAATCATGCTGCGTTTGAAGACGCTAGGTCATGAGCGGTTCTTTCAGTCGCCGTCATTTGAGGCGACCTTTGGCGGCGGAGAAGCGAATGTCGCCGTGGCGCTGTGTAATTACGGTCTTGATGCTGCTTTTGTTTCGGCGTTGCCCGATAACGATATCGGCGAAAGCGCAGTGCGCGAACTACGAAGTTTCGGTGTAGACACGCGTCATATCCGGCGTTCAGGCGACAGGGTCGGTATCTACTATCTAGAAACCGGCGCCAATCAGCGTCCGTCGAAAGTCGTTTACGATCGCGCGAATTCATCGATTGCTGAATGCAAGCCAGGCGATTTCGACTGGGCAAAGATATTCGATGGCGCGAAGTGGCTGCACATCACCGGCATTACGCCGGCGCTGACGCAAAACTCCGCAGACCTGAGCCTTGAATGCGTGCGCGAAGCGAAAAACGCCGGCGTCACGGTGTCATGCGATTTCAATTATCGCGGCAAACTCTGGAAATACGGCAAGTCCGCGCCGGAAGTGATGACCGAGCTGGTGAAGTATGTGGATGTGGGCATCGCCAACGAAGAAGACTGTCAGAAGTCTCTGGGCGTTACAGTCGATGTGGAAGTTGAAAGCGGCGAGCTCGATACGGCGAAATATGAAGCGCTATCGGCAAAAGTGCTGGAGCTTTATCCGAATATGAGCGCCATCGCGATCACGCTGCGCGAGAGCAAGAGCGCCGATCACAATGGCTGGTCGGCGTGTTTGCGCGACAAGGACGGATTCAAACTAAGCCGTCGCTACGACATGACCGATATCGTCGATCGCGTGGGCGGCGGCGACAGTTTCGCTTCGGCGCTGATCTACGGCCTTAACGCCTACACTGATCGCCAGCAGTCGCTGGAATTCGCTGTCGCCGCGAGCTGCCTCAAACATTCCATTCTCGGCGACTTCAACCGCGTTAGCGTCTCCGAGGTCGAAAAGCTTATGTCCGGCGACGGATCGGGAAGGGTGCAGCGGTAA
- a CDS encoding bifunctional 4-hydroxy-2-oxoglutarate aldolase/2-dehydro-3-deoxy-phosphogluconate aldolase: protein MLAEKLNNTPVVPLVQADDPEVALKTVAALQAGGLDIIEVVLRTDAALSCLEAIAKEASGAIVGAGTVLSESQAKEAVKHGAKFIVSPGLNDDVVKFCQAHKLEVFPGVVTPSEVQRAWNLGLRTVKFFPAGLSGGAPMLKALSSVFRGMKFMPTGGVSTDNLKDFLAIPSVIACGGSWLTPAKEIEAGNFGAVTELASEAVKLAAEVRK from the coding sequence ATGCTCGCTGAGAAATTGAACAATACGCCGGTGGTTCCGCTGGTGCAGGCCGACGACCCGGAAGTTGCGCTGAAAACGGTTGCGGCGCTTCAGGCGGGCGGGCTCGACATAATCGAAGTCGTGTTGCGAACCGACGCGGCGCTTAGCTGTCTCGAAGCGATCGCAAAGGAAGCATCAGGCGCCATCGTTGGCGCTGGCACAGTGCTTTCTGAATCTCAGGCAAAAGAGGCTGTGAAGCATGGCGCAAAGTTTATTGTTTCACCAGGCTTGAATGATGATGTCGTGAAGTTTTGCCAAGCGCATAAGTTGGAGGTTTTTCCTGGCGTCGTCACCCCAAGTGAGGTTCAGCGCGCCTGGAATTTGGGATTGCGGACAGTCAAGTTTTTTCCGGCGGGGCTTTCCGGCGGCGCGCCGATGTTGAAGGCACTGTCATCCGTATTCCGCGGAATGAAATTCATGCCGACGGGCGGCGTATCTACGGATAATTTAAAAGACTTTTTGGCGATCCCTTCAGTGATCGCCTGCGGCGGAAGCTGGCTAACGCCAGCGAAAGAAATTGAAGCCGGTAACTTTGGTGCGGTGACAGAGCTTGCGAGTGAGGCGGTGAAGCTTGCCGCTGAAGTGCGGAAATAA
- a CDS encoding carboxylesterase/lipase family protein: MRQYSNINRRDVLATGLAASTLFPSSAVAAKTEEHPVALTSHGPVRGYIRDNVKTFKGVRYGADTSERRFQKPVAPIPWQDPVDSFDYGAASPQRGDREAMGEDCLFLNVWTPALADGGARPVIVYFHGGAYNSGSGSHSLYDGVNLVNKGDVVVITVNHRLNAFGYLYLPMLTGGAFPDSGNAGIWDLVLALGWVRDNAAAFGGDPSRVMVFGQSGGGAKIATMMAAPAARGLFHSAATMSGQQVTASGPLNATERARAFLDAASIEYDDVESLKTAPAEKMIEALSAVDPINSERGLYFGPVLDERFLTQHPFWPEAPAQSASIPMILGNTKDETRNLIGNREPDTFDLTWDEVPARLARHMRVDISPIEVLETYRRVYPDYSPSDVFFAATTAGRSWRGQVEESDARARQVAPTWVYQMNLPSPLDGGKWGAPHTFDIPLAFDNMEKEGSMTGTGRSARRVADQLSKAFINLARNGDPNHDSIPQWGKHNLPARETMVFDEETQLVSDPRKEERELFAKVPFIQWGT, from the coding sequence ATGCGCCAGTATAGCAACATCAACCGCCGGGACGTTCTGGCAACCGGCCTTGCGGCCAGTACGCTTTTTCCCTCCAGCGCAGTCGCGGCAAAGACAGAAGAACACCCAGTTGCATTGACCAGCCATGGGCCGGTCAGAGGCTATATTCGAGACAACGTCAAAACTTTTAAAGGCGTTCGTTACGGTGCAGATACATCTGAACGACGCTTTCAAAAACCTGTCGCGCCTATACCATGGCAAGACCCAGTTGATTCATTCGACTATGGCGCGGCCTCTCCGCAACGTGGCGATCGTGAAGCGATGGGTGAGGACTGTTTGTTTTTAAACGTCTGGACGCCTGCGTTGGCAGATGGCGGCGCCCGCCCGGTGATAGTTTACTTTCACGGCGGCGCCTACAATTCTGGCTCGGGATCGCATTCGCTTTATGACGGCGTAAATCTTGTCAACAAGGGTGACGTTGTCGTCATTACAGTCAATCACCGTCTCAACGCCTTCGGCTATTTGTACTTGCCGATGCTGACTGGCGGGGCTTTTCCGGATTCTGGCAACGCAGGCATTTGGGATCTGGTGCTTGCCCTTGGGTGGGTGCGAGACAACGCTGCAGCATTCGGCGGCGATCCTTCCCGTGTGATGGTTTTCGGGCAATCCGGCGGCGGCGCAAAAATCGCGACTATGATGGCGGCTCCGGCAGCGAGGGGTCTGTTTCATTCAGCGGCAACGATGAGCGGTCAGCAAGTGACGGCATCAGGTCCGCTAAACGCGACAGAACGTGCGCGTGCTTTCCTGGATGCGGCGTCGATTGAATATGATGACGTAGAATCATTGAAAACTGCGCCCGCAGAAAAAATGATTGAGGCGCTGTCAGCTGTTGATCCAATTAATTCCGAACGCGGGCTTTATTTTGGGCCTGTGCTGGACGAGAGGTTTTTAACGCAACATCCGTTCTGGCCTGAAGCGCCAGCGCAATCGGCTTCAATTCCGATGATCCTAGGCAATACAAAAGATGAAACGCGCAACCTCATTGGTAATCGTGAGCCGGATACGTTTGATCTGACCTGGGATGAGGTCCCCGCACGTCTTGCCCGGCATATGCGTGTTGACATATCTCCAATAGAAGTTCTGGAAACCTACCGCCGAGTTTATCCTGATTACTCTCCATCCGATGTTTTCTTCGCAGCGACAACAGCGGGCCGGTCATGGCGAGGGCAGGTTGAGGAGTCTGATGCGCGCGCGCGGCAGGTCGCCCCTACTTGGGTTTATCAAATGAATTTACCATCGCCTTTAGACGGCGGTAAATGGGGCGCCCCACACACATTCGATATTCCGCTAGCGTTTGACAACATGGAAAAGGAAGGCTCCATGACCGGAACGGGGCGCAGTGCGCGCCGCGTGGCTGATCAGTTAAGCAAAGCGTTTATCAATCTCGCACGCAATGGCGATCCTAATCATGATAGCATACCACAATGGGGTAAGCATAATTTGCCTGCCCGAGAGACTATGGTGTTCGACGAGGAAACGCAGCTTGTCAGTGATCCGCGTAAGGAAGAACGCGAGCTTTTTGCGAAAGTTCCTTTTATACAGTGGGGAACATAA